Proteins from a single region of Ananas comosus cultivar F153 linkage group 3, ASM154086v1, whole genome shotgun sequence:
- the LOC109708214 gene encoding uncharacterized protein LOC109708214 produces the protein MRPNHILSKSNKNKSRGMDNAIPGCDVEGSSRRANQIRSRTANWTDHVDSILLSILMEEHALGNYVGGSFTRVAWVRIVQGFNSQTGQNLTKQHISNRLKVLKRLYMLYDKLTNLSGLGWDTVNNIPTAGDATEWDAVIAANPAYAKCRDKPFPAYNSIAFLCGSTVATGHYGMSSETMQPPTVVSSSSSSPGEASTGGNETGG, from the exons ATGCGACCGAACCATATTCTTTCtaagtcaaataaaaacaaatcgAGGGGTATGGATAATGCGATCCCAGGTTGTGATGTAGAGGGTTCAAGCAGGCGGGCCAATCAAATAAGGAGCCGCACTGCTAATTGGACTGATCACGTTGATAGCATTTTGTTGAGTATTTTGATGGAGGAGCACGCACTCGGAAACTACGTTGGGGGTAGTTTTACTCGTGTTGCGTGGGTTAGAATCGTACAGGGTTTCAACTCACAAACTGGTCAAAACTTGACAAAACAACATATCAGTAACCGCCTCAAGGTGTTGAAGAGGCTCTACATGTTATACGACAAACTGACTAACCTTAGCGGTTTGGGTTGGGACACTGTGAACAATATACCCACAGCTGGTGACGCTACTGAGTGGGATGCAGTAATTGCG GCGAATCCCGCATACGCGAAGTGCAGGGATAAACCATTTCCTGCTTATAACAGCATTGCCTTCTTGTGTGGATCAACTGTGGCGACCGGCCACTACGGGATGTCGTCAGAAACAATGCAACCACCTACTGTTGTTAGTTCATCGTCGTCTTCACCTG GTGAGGCAAGCACCGGCGGTAATGAAACCGGCGGATAG